The Flavobacterium jumunjinense genome includes a region encoding these proteins:
- a CDS encoding AAA family ATPase has translation MKISKLHIEQFRHLENLTFDFTYQSGERKGQPLDKICFIGQSATGKTGLLELINSQFSFINNLFVSKNFYHDEPGEKKSFFGNIKFNWENNFMELNDKELKYNNKTYQNKFIGGMSGELLPLEDKKRLFYFKTNLISENNLDFFYKNPIDLIEKHNEQLSDLSHYFKYTHNREFIFNENADPRIWLFTTQDILNYRKKFTQKMSELLHEGLLSNPEKLSSEFEKWQKDNPNELEKFAKKFNPILEKLHLEVDLVNTEYVIPIANKRNEEIIPIQNTSTGTKGLLLSFLPLFKLDTKDSIILIDEPERSLYPDMQMDLMDYYQNLAPEAQFIVATHSPFVAASFEPEERFILYFNKEGKVAVRRGTSPIGDDPNDMLYNDFGINYINKYGQEKHNEYKELKQKVFFEKDENKKREIVEKLEKLGEEYNF, from the coding sequence ATGAAAATTTCGAAGTTACATATAGAACAATTTAGACATTTAGAAAATCTAACTTTCGATTTCACATATCAAAGTGGTGAGCGAAAAGGACAACCGCTTGATAAAATATGTTTTATTGGTCAAAGTGCTACTGGAAAGACTGGGTTGTTGGAGTTGATAAATAGTCAATTTTCCTTTATTAATAATTTATTTGTTAGTAAAAATTTTTACCACGATGAACCTGGAGAAAAAAAATCATTTTTTGGTAATATAAAATTTAATTGGGAGAATAATTTCATGGAATTAAATGATAAGGAATTAAAATACAATAACAAGACTTATCAAAACAAATTCATAGGTGGAATGTCTGGTGAGCTTCTCCCATTAGAAGATAAAAAACGCCTTTTCTACTTTAAAACAAATTTAATCTCTGAAAACAACTTAGACTTTTTTTACAAAAACCCCATAGATTTAATTGAAAAACACAATGAACAATTGAGTGATCTTTCTCATTATTTCAAATATACTCATAATAGAGAATTTATTTTCAATGAAAATGCTGACCCAAGAATCTGGCTTTTTACAACTCAAGATATTCTAAATTATCGTAAAAAATTTACTCAAAAGATGTCTGAACTTCTACATGAAGGATTACTTTCAAATCCAGAAAAATTAAGTTCAGAATTTGAGAAATGGCAAAAAGATAATCCTAATGAATTGGAAAAGTTTGCCAAAAAATTTAATCCGATTTTAGAAAAATTACATTTAGAAGTAGATTTAGTCAATACAGAATATGTTATTCCTATTGCTAATAAAAGAAATGAAGAAATAATTCCTATCCAAAACACCAGTACAGGAACAAAGGGGTTATTATTATCGTTTTTACCTTTATTTAAACTCGATACCAAAGATTCCATTATTCTAATAGACGAACCCGAACGTTCTTTATATCCAGATATGCAAATGGATTTAATGGACTATTATCAAAATTTAGCTCCAGAAGCACAATTCATTGTAGCCACACATTCTCCTTTTGTTGCTGCTTCTTTTGAACCAGAAGAACGTTTTATATTATATTTTAACAAAGAAGGTAAAGTTGCGGTTAGAAGAGGAACTTCACCTATTGGAGATGATCCAAATGACATGCTTTATAATGATTTTGGTATTAACTACATTAACAAATATGGACAAGAAAAACACAATGAATATAAAGAATTAAAACAAAAAGTGTTTTTTGAAAAAGATGAAAACAAGAAAAGAGAAATTGTAGAAAAACTTGAAAAATTAGGAGAAGAATATAATTTTTAA
- the purE gene encoding 5-(carboxyamino)imidazole ribonucleotide mutase, with the protein MSKVAIIMGSISDMPVMQEAINILKEFNIETEVDIVSAHRTPEKLFDFSQNAHKRGIAVIIAGAGGAAHLPGMVASMSPLPIIGVPVKSSNSIDGWDSVLSILQMPGGVPVATVALNGAKNAGILAAQIIGSSDKVVLDRIIAYKESLKQAVLKASENLQ; encoded by the coding sequence ATGAGTAAAGTAGCTATTATAATGGGAAGTATTTCTGACATGCCAGTAATGCAAGAAGCCATTAACATATTAAAAGAATTCAATATAGAAACCGAAGTAGATATCGTATCCGCGCATAGAACTCCCGAAAAATTATTCGATTTTAGCCAAAACGCGCATAAACGAGGAATTGCTGTAATAATTGCTGGTGCTGGTGGAGCAGCTCATTTACCAGGAATGGTCGCATCCATGTCTCCACTCCCTATAATTGGTGTTCCTGTAAAATCAAGTAATTCAATAGATGGTTGGGACTCTGTTTTATCTATTCTTCAAATGCCTGGTGGTGTTCCTGTGGCTACTGTAGCATTAAATGGAGCAAAAAATGCAGGTATTTTAGCTGCACAAATTATTGGTAGCAGCGACAAAGTTGTTTTAGATCGAATTATAGCGTATAAAGAGAGTTTAAAACAAGCCGTTTTAAAAGCATCAGAGAATTTACAATAA
- a CDS encoding M3 family metallopeptidase has protein sequence MSVLTRKFNTKYNTAPFSKIENKDYKEAFLQLIKEAKSEINQIIENKETPTFKNTIEALDFAGNQLDRVSSIFFNLNSAETSDELQKIAQEVSPLLTEFSNDITLNEDLFKRIKAIYDNKEELELSTEQDTLLDKKYKGFVRNGALLNDKQKTKLRDIDTKLAKLKLTFGENVLAETNNYQLHITDESKLKGLPEGAKEAAAGLAKSKELDGWIFTLDYPSYIPFVTYLDDRELRKELSIAAGKKAFQNNEFDNQENIKNIVKYRHERANLLGYDSHAHFVLEERMAQNPEKVISFLNDLLSKAKPAAEKEFKQLTDFAKEIDGIDQLEKWDGSYYSEKLKQKLFSLDDEKLKPYFKLENVLNGAFTIAEKLFGLRFKEVFDIDKYHEDVQTFEVVDSEDNFVALFYADFFPRKGKRNGAWMTSYKSQYIKDGINERPHISNVCNFTPPTSTKPSLLTFNEVTTLFHEFGHGLHGILANTTYSSLSGTSVYWDFVELPSQVMENWCYEPEALALFAKHYETGEIIPQEYVEKIKESASFLEGIATMRQLSFGLLDMAYHGKTQTIEDVKAFEEAAFNNTKLYPDIAENCMSTSFSHIFQGGYSSGYYSYKWAEVLDADAFAYFQEKGIFNKEVATKFKENVLSKGGTEHPMTLYKKFRGQEPKPEALLKRAGLID, from the coding sequence ATGTCAGTTTTAACTAGAAAATTCAATACAAAATATAACACAGCACCTTTCTCTAAAATAGAAAACAAGGATTATAAAGAAGCTTTTCTTCAACTCATTAAAGAAGCAAAAAGCGAAATAAATCAAATTATAGAGAATAAAGAAACACCAACATTCAAAAACACCATTGAAGCCTTAGATTTTGCTGGTAATCAATTGGATCGTGTTTCTAGTATTTTTTTTAATTTAAATTCAGCTGAAACTTCTGATGAATTACAAAAAATTGCACAAGAAGTTTCTCCACTATTAACAGAGTTCAGTAATGATATTACATTGAACGAAGACCTTTTTAAAAGAATAAAAGCGATTTATGACAATAAAGAAGAGCTAGAGTTAAGTACAGAACAAGATACGCTTTTAGACAAGAAATACAAAGGCTTTGTCCGAAACGGGGCTTTGTTAAACGATAAACAAAAAACAAAACTTAGAGATATTGACACTAAATTAGCGAAATTAAAGCTAACTTTTGGGGAAAACGTATTAGCAGAAACTAATAATTATCAACTACATATTACAGACGAATCTAAACTTAAAGGCTTACCAGAAGGTGCAAAAGAAGCTGCTGCTGGTTTAGCAAAATCAAAAGAATTAGACGGTTGGATTTTTACACTTGACTATCCTAGCTATATTCCTTTTGTAACCTATCTTGACGATAGAGAATTAAGAAAAGAATTAAGCATCGCAGCTGGAAAGAAAGCTTTTCAGAACAATGAGTTTGATAATCAAGAAAACATCAAAAACATTGTAAAATATCGTCATGAGAGAGCTAACTTATTAGGCTATGATTCTCATGCACATTTTGTTTTAGAAGAAAGAATGGCTCAAAATCCTGAAAAAGTTATTTCATTTTTAAATGACTTACTTTCTAAAGCAAAACCGGCAGCAGAAAAGGAATTCAAACAATTAACAGATTTTGCTAAAGAAATAGATGGTATTGATCAATTAGAAAAATGGGACGGTTCTTATTATTCTGAAAAATTAAAGCAAAAATTATTTAGTCTTGATGACGAAAAACTAAAACCTTATTTCAAGCTTGAAAATGTTCTAAATGGAGCTTTTACAATTGCTGAAAAATTATTCGGACTTAGATTTAAGGAAGTTTTTGATATTGATAAATATCACGAAGATGTTCAAACTTTTGAAGTAGTAGATTCTGAAGATAATTTTGTAGCTCTTTTCTATGCTGATTTTTTTCCTAGAAAAGGAAAACGAAATGGTGCTTGGATGACTTCCTATAAATCACAATATATTAAAGATGGAATAAATGAAAGACCACATATCTCGAATGTGTGCAATTTCACACCTCCTACTTCTACAAAACCCTCATTACTTACTTTCAACGAAGTAACAACGCTATTTCATGAATTTGGACATGGCCTTCACGGAATTTTAGCAAACACTACTTATTCAAGTTTATCTGGAACATCTGTATATTGGGATTTTGTAGAGCTTCCAAGTCAGGTAATGGAAAACTGGTGCTATGAACCCGAAGCATTAGCTTTGTTTGCCAAACATTATGAAACTGGAGAAATTATTCCTCAAGAATATGTAGAAAAAATAAAAGAAAGCGCTAGTTTCCTAGAAGGTATTGCAACGATGCGTCAATTGAGTTTTGGTTTATTAGATATGGCGTATCATGGAAAAACACAAACAATTGAAGATGTAAAAGCTTTTGAAGAAGCTGCTTTTAACAACACAAAACTATATCCAGATATAGCTGAAAATTGCATGAGTACTTCTTTTTCTCATATTTTTCAAGGTGGCTACTCTTCGGGATATTATAGTTACAAATGGGCGGAAGTTTTAGATGCAGATGCCTTTGCCTATTTCCAAGAAAAAGGAATCTTCAACAAAGAGGTTGCTACTAAATTCAAAGAAAATGTTTTATCTAAAGGAGGAACAGAACATCCAATGACATTATATAAAAAATTCAGAGGTCAAGAACCAAAACCAGAAGCATTATTAAAACGTGCTGGCCTAATCGATTAA
- the pepT gene encoding peptidase T → MQNIIDRFISYVIIDTESDPNSDTTPSTAKQWDLANKLVDELKAIGMQNVTIDENAYIMATLPSNVDHEVPTIGFVSHFDTTPDFTGANIKPQIVKSYDGKDIVLNAEQNIILSPNYFEDLLLYKGQTLITTDGTTLLGADDKAGITEIVSAMEYLIQHPEIKHGEIKVGFTPDEEIGRGAHKFDVEKFGCEWAYTMDGSQIGELEYENFNAAGAKITFKGKSVHPGYAKGKMINSMLLANQFIAALPANEVPEKTTDYEGFFHVHHINGTIEETVLELIIRDHDKEIFEARKELIQIIANQINTQYAKQFGEDICIAEVKDQYYNMREKVEPLYHIVEIAEKAMIELGITPLIKPIRGGTDGSQLSYKGLPCPNIFAGGHNFHGKYEYVPVESMVKATEVIVKIAELTAKQ, encoded by the coding sequence ATGCAAAATATCATAGATCGCTTTATAAGCTATGTAATTATAGATACAGAATCAGATCCTAATTCTGACACAACACCAAGTACAGCTAAACAATGGGATTTGGCAAACAAGTTGGTAGACGAATTGAAAGCCATTGGAATGCAAAACGTTACCATTGATGAAAATGCATATATTATGGCTACTTTACCTAGTAATGTTGACCATGAAGTACCAACAATTGGTTTCGTTTCTCACTTTGATACGACTCCCGATTTTACAGGAGCAAATATAAAGCCTCAAATCGTTAAAAGTTACGATGGAAAAGATATCGTTTTAAACGCGGAACAAAACATCATTTTATCACCTAATTATTTTGAAGATTTATTGCTGTATAAAGGTCAAACACTTATTACAACAGATGGAACAACACTATTAGGAGCAGATGATAAAGCTGGTATTACTGAAATTGTTAGCGCAATGGAATATTTAATTCAGCATCCAGAAATTAAACATGGAGAAATTAAAGTTGGTTTTACACCTGATGAGGAAATTGGTCGTGGAGCACACAAATTTGATGTTGAAAAATTTGGTTGCGAATGGGCTTATACCATGGACGGAAGTCAAATTGGAGAATTAGAATATGAAAATTTTAATGCTGCGGGTGCTAAAATAACTTTTAAAGGTAAAAGTGTACATCCTGGATATGCTAAAGGAAAAATGATCAACTCTATGCTTTTAGCCAACCAATTCATTGCTGCACTTCCTGCAAATGAAGTTCCAGAAAAAACAACTGATTATGAAGGCTTTTTCCACGTACATCATATAAACGGTACTATTGAAGAAACCGTTTTAGAATTAATAATTCGTGATCATGATAAAGAAATTTTTGAAGCGAGAAAAGAATTAATTCAAATTATTGCAAATCAAATAAACACACAATATGCAAAACAATTTGGCGAAGACATTTGTATTGCTGAAGTAAAAGATCAATATTACAATATGCGTGAGAAAGTTGAACCTTTGTATCATATTGTTGAAATAGCTGAAAAAGCAATGATTGAATTAGGAATTACTCCATTAATTAAACCAATTCGTGGTGGAACAGATGGTTCTCAATTGTCTTACAAAGGACTTCCTTGTCCAAATATTTTTGCAGGTGGACATAATTTTCACGGAAAGTATGAATACGTTCCTGTAGAAAGCATGGTAAAAGCTACAGAAGTAATTGTGAAGATTGCAGAGTTAACCGCTAAACAATAA